A section of the Myxocyprinus asiaticus isolate MX2 ecotype Aquarium Trade chromosome 40, UBuf_Myxa_2, whole genome shotgun sequence genome encodes:
- the LOC127430772 gene encoding olfactomedin-like protein 2A: MWRIVACLFLMSSHVSSHNKIFGEEQVQMISEGSDCRCKCIMRPLTRDACARLRTGSVRVEDFYTVETVSSGADCKCSCTAPPSSLNPCENEWKMEKLKKQAPELLKLQSMVDLLEGTLFSMDLLKVHSYINKVVSQMNNLEEMIKMNLSRENDFVRDSVVTLTNQLRQYENHSDIMMSIKKELSNLGLQLLKKDSTPSGPNSKAQDTMGTNIKNASKFLTKKPEKVKPPPKPAKPKKETTKPSNPDQTELPGKTKPSQNQPGVIRGITYYKATKTDETSNQNGKGKEKPDETDTLLEVEESTTPPITIAAETTAATVPKTTTIQSTTRRTEYREERPAPTIALVLDNTSNNADIAVKEQSCERTLASVDLPVRQHSYGRNEGAWMKDPVAKDSKIYVTNYYYGNNLVEFHNLDNFKQGRWSNLYKLPYNWIGTGHVLYRGGFYYNRAFTKNIIKYDLKQRYVAAWSQLHDVVYEDTTPWKWKGHSDIDFAVDESSLWVIYPSVDYDFGQAEVIVVSKLDPNDLSVKKETTWRTRLRRNSFGNCFIVCGVLYAVDVYNKKEGEVSYAYDTLTGAEASPRLPFINEYGFTTQVDYNPKEKVLYAWDNGHQLIYNINFIEQEEK, encoded by the exons ATCTTTGGGGAGGAACAAGTCCAAATGATATCAGAGGGCTCCGACTGCCGCTGTAAGTGTATCATGCGACCTCTGACCCGGGATGCATGTGCTCGCTTGCGAACAGGAAGTGTGCGCGTGGAGGATTTTTACACGGTGGAGACAGTGAGTTCCGGAGCCGACTGTAAATGTTCCTGCACGGCTCCACCATCCTCGCTCAACCCCTGCGAGAATGAATGGAAGATGGAGAAACTTAAGAAACAGGCACCAGAGCTGCTCAAG CTGCAGTCTATGGTGGATCTTCTGGAGGGAACTCTCTTTAGTATGGACCTGCTTAAAGTTCACTCGTACATCAACAAGGTTGTGTCACAAATGAACAACCTTGAGgag ATGATTAAGATGAATCTCTCTCGGGAAAATGACTTTGTGAGAGACAGTGTGGTGACTTTGACCAATCAGCTTCGCCAGTACGAGAACCATTCTGACATCATGATGAGCATAAAGAAGGAGCTGTCCAATCTAGGCCTTCAGTTGCTGAAAAAAGACTCCACACCCTCAGGCCCAAACAGCAAAGCACAG GACACAATGGGGACAAATATCAAAAATGCTTCAAAGTTTCTAACAAAGAAACCAGAGAAAGTAAAACCTCCACCTAAACCGGCAAAACCAAAGAAAGAGACCACTAAACCCAGTAATCCAGATCAAACAGAACTGCCCGGTAAAACCAAACCATCACAGAACCAGCCAGGAGTCATCCGGGGCATCACATACTACAAAGCAACCAAAACTGATGAGACGAGCAACCAAAACGGCAAAG ggaAAGAAAAGCCTGATGAAACCGACACATTACTGGAAGTAGAGGAAAGTACCACACCTCCCATCACCATAGCAGCAGAGACCACCGCAGCAACCGtacccaaaacaacaacaatccaAAGCACAACAAGAAGAACAGAATATAGAGAGGAGAGACCAGCCCCAACTATTGCACTAGTGCTGGATAATACAAGCAATAACGCAGACATTGCAG TGAAAGAGCAGAGCTGTGAAAGGACACTTGCTTCAGTAGATCTGCCGGTCAGACAGCACAGTTACGGCAGGAACGAGGGGGCGTGGATGAAGGACCCTGTTGCCAAGGATTCCAAGATTTATGTCACCAACTATTACTATGGCAACAACCTTGTGGAATTCCATAACTTGGACAACTTCAAACAGG GTCGCTGGAGTAATTTATACAAGCTCCCCTACAATTGGATAGGAACGGGTCATGTTTTGTACAGAGGAGGGTTTTACTATAACCGTGCCTTCACTAAGAACATTATTAAATATGATCTCAAGCAACGATACGTAGCAGCCTGGTCTCAACTGCACGATGTGGTCTATGAAGACACCACACCTTGGAAATGGAAAGGCCACTCTGATATCGACTTCGCTGTAGATGAGAGCAGTCTTTGGGTCATTTACCCATCTGTTGACTATGACTTCGGACAGGCTGAAGTCATTGTAGTCAGTAAACTAGATCCTAATGACCTGTCGGTCAAAAAGGAGACCACATGGAGGACGAGACTCAGACGAAATTCGTTTGGGAACTGCTTCATTGTATGTGGCGTCCTATACGCAGTGGACGTTTATAATAAGAAGGAAGGGGAAGTTTCGTATGCATATGACACGCTCACGGGGGCCGAGGCATCTCCACGGTTACCTTTTATTAATGAATACGGGTTCACCACGCAGGTCGATTACAACCCTAAGGAGAAAGTTCTGTACGCTTGGGACAATGGCCACCAACTTATCTACAACATCAACTTCATAGAGCAAGAAGAGAAATAA